A window from Odocoileus virginianus isolate 20LAN1187 ecotype Illinois chromosome 24, Ovbor_1.2, whole genome shotgun sequence encodes these proteins:
- the MYF6 gene encoding myogenic factor 6 translates to MMMDLFETGSYFFYLDGENVTLQPLEVAEGSPLYPGSDGTLSPCQDQMPPEAGSDSSGEEHVLAPPGLQPPHCPGQCLIWACKTCKRKSAPTDRRKAATLRERRRLKKINEAFEALKRRTVANPNQRLPKVEILRSAINYIERLQDLLHRLDQQDKMQELGVDPFNYRPKQENLEGADFLRTCSSQWPSVSDHSRGLVITAKEGGTSIDSSASSSLRCLSSIVDSISSEEHKLPCVEEVVEK, encoded by the exons ATGATGATGGACCTTTTTGAAACTGGCTCCTATTTCTTCTACTTGGACGGGGAAAATGTTACCTTGCAGCCCTTAGAAGTGGCAGAGGGCTCTCCTCTGTATCCAGGGAGTGATGGTACCCTGTCCCCCTGCCAGGACCAAATGCCCCCGGAAGCCGGGAGCGACAGCAGCGGAGAGGAACATGTCCTGGCGCCCCCAGGCCTGCAGCCTCCCCACTGCCCCGGCCAATGCCTGATCTGGGCTTGCAAGACCTGCAAGAGAAAATCTGCCCCCACCGACCGGCGGAAGGCCGCCACCCTGCGCGAGAGGCGGCGGCTCAAGAAAATCAACGAGGCCTTCGAGGCACTGAAGCGACGGACTGTGGCCAACCCCAACCAGAGGCTGCCCAAGGTGGAGATTCTGCGGAGCGCCATTAACTACATCGAGCGGTTGCAGGACCTGCTGCACCGGCTGGATCAGCAGGACAAAATGCAGGAGTTAGGGGTGGACCCCTTCAACTACAGACCCAAGCAAGAAAAT CTTGAGGGTGCGGATTTCCTGCGCACCTGCAGCTCCCAGTGGCCAAGTGTTTCGGATCATTCCAGGGGGCTCGTGATAACTGCCAAGGAAG GAGGGACAAGCATTGATTCATCGGCCTCGAGTAGCCTTCGATGCCTCTCTTCCATCGTGGACAGCATTTCCTCGGAGGAACACAAACTCCCCTGCgtggaggaggtggtggagaAGTAA